The genomic interval GGTTTGGTTTGGAGATATTATTAAGTGGGCCACAAATCAACAACCGCTCATTATGGGTATTGTTGTTGCGGTTCTCATGGGTCTAGCTTTAACTGCTCCGATTTCAAGTGCAGCTATAGCTATTATGTTGCAGTTAGATGGATTAGCAGCTGGAGCCGCTGTTATTGGATGTTCCGCTCAAATGATTGGATTTGCTGTATCTAGTTATCGTGAAAATGGGTTTGGGGGTTTTCTTGCTCAAGGAATTGGTACGTCTATGCTGCAAGTAGCTAATATATTGAAAAATCCAATAATATTGATTCCTCCTACAGTTGCTGGGGCAATTCTTGGTCCGATTGGAATTATGATGTTTCAAATGGAAACAAATGCTGCAGGTGCCGGAATGGGCACGAGTGGCTTGGTTGGACAAATTATGACCTTTCAGGTGATGGGTTTTAGTTGGGGTGTATTTTGGACAGTCCTTAGTCTTCATATTATTGCACCAGCTGTTATTAGCTTACTGCTCTCAGAATGGTTAAGAAAAATA from Bacillaceae bacterium S4-13-56 carries:
- a CDS encoding PTS sugar transporter subunit IIC; translated protein: MREFLKKKGVSLSPREYFITALSYMALGLFSSLIIGLIIETAGTQLNLPALQEMGAFAKDVKVWGGAIGVAIAYGLQAPPLVAFSALFAGAFGAVLGGPAGSYIAAVLAVEIGKLVSKSTKIDIILTPLVTISVGYFVGSTIGPGINRFMVWFGDIIKWATNQQPLIMGIVVAVLMGLALTAPISSAAIAIMLQLDGLAAGAAVIGCSAQMIGFAVSSYRENGFGGFLAQGIGTSMLQVANILKNPIILIPPTVAGAILGPIGIMMFQMETNAAGAGMGTSGLVGQIMTFQVMGFSWGVFWTVLSLHIIAPAVISLLLSEWLRKIGWIKLGDMKINQ